A stretch of Prunus dulcis chromosome 6, ALMONDv2, whole genome shotgun sequence DNA encodes these proteins:
- the LOC117630627 gene encoding KRR1 small subunit processome component-like, with protein sequence MTNKVNMEEIIAYNMKAKSYCPYDLSVLRSVFHHIHYNQGYQYFITFTTTKAKDSYAILDSRYLLRLLSAGVPPLRAVKVLNGMPCYLVYTGYVFDGFCQKFDIKRDKYVFRKKLLMSLPVQELEKLTCCNIYLCPENDMVAVMGPIRGMKLVRKIVEDCIVHNMPPAPRVRRLANYIQAIKGVEGLRL encoded by the exons ATGACAAACAAGGTCAACATGGAGGAGATAATCGCCTACAACATGAAGGCCAAGTCCTACTGCCCATATGATTTGAGCGTTCTCC GATCAGTATTTCATCACATTCACTACAACCAAGGCTATCAGTATTTCATCACATTCACTACAACCAAGGCTAAGGACTCATATGCTATTCTCGACTCTAGATATCTTCTTCGACTTTTGTCAGCAGGAGTTCCTCCACTTCGG GCAGTAAAAGTACTGAATGGAATGCCATGCTACCTCGTCTACACTGGGTATGTTTTCGATGGATTTTGCCAAAAATTTGATATCAAGCGG GATAAGTATGTTTTCAGGAAAAAACTGCTCATGAGTCTCCCGGTACAG GAACTTGAAAAACTGACATGCTGTAACATTTATCTTTGCCCAGAG AATGACATGGTTGCCGTTATGGGTCCAATTCGAGGAATGAAGCTAGTTAGAAAGATTGTGGAAGACTGCATTGTTCATAATATGCCTCCGGCACCTCGTGTAAGGAGGCTTGCAAATTACATTCAAGCGATTAAAGGTGTTGAGGGGTTGAGGTTATGA